acttaaaacttagaatttatatttgatttattcaagCACttcaaaagtatttaaaaattattttaaaaacttaaaacaCTTTGAAATGAGTCAATTTAAACGCCCTAAACCAATAACAATCTTTAACATGCGACAATAGTAAACATTTAGGTTGCCTCTTTGACAAACTTCTTTCTATATAGCTTATTGTCATATTTTGTTTTCTCGAGagcaaaattatttaaattttaatcaacattttaaaaataatattggactaatcatatttttaatcacATTTTGTAATACttttcgtataatttttttatgactatttaatattaaattaataattgaagTAGAGTAGATCGATGATCCTGTAGTCATTTGGCTGGATTTCCCGCATAAGGCACTTATATACCGCTTCCGTGAGTCATAATTCTGTCTCTCAAAGAAAGGTAGCTTTAAAAGCGAAACATATCAAGTAAAAGCgaataaaatatactttaataCCATACCccaaaaatacccaaaaaaaaaaagccatCAACATAAGTACACAAGAAAAACCttcatttaatcatataaaaCCATACCTAGTACAATAAATCAATCATCAGACACGTCAATTCGACTATATAAATCAAACTTCTCTCCATCTCCTCTTATTAAGAAAGACTATAATCGAATCGCAAATCGATacataagtttattttaattacatgTAACAGACTTAACAGCAATATGATATGGGAAGGTATTAGCATATGCAAAAGTGATTGATGATCCAGGTCCTAGAGGCTTCCCATCATTGACAAGACAATCATTCtcactaagtctcctaaaaatCTTAGGGTTTATCAATCTTGCTGAGCTAAACCAACCACATGTCATGTGAATATTACCACAACTTTTTGCCACACACATATTTTGTATTATAACAACATACAATGGAATGCCACTAGGAAGTGTACCTCCTGGACCTTGATTTATATGTATACTGCCTTCTTTACACATTAAGCCAGGTTTAACGCGGTTCGTCTTACGATCATCttgaaattcttgaatattATCATCTTCCTTTACCTCGATGCATGATTAGTTCGTATCGCTGCATGTAGTATATTCAAAATAGGTAaagtactttaaaaaaaaaagaaacacttGTTATAAAGCAATTGAAGTCGATTCGTAAGATGATATTTAGaaagttcaaaatataaaaaaaaataaacaagaaagaagaaattaaagtagGTTTATTAAcccataaattattttttgatcaaCCTTCATGAAAGTTAAAGAAACTACACCAAAAACTGGTTAATAAGTAATTTGAATCAATATTcctatgaattttattttttttgtattattagtgGATGTCACCAAGTCTCCTAAATAATACtttgtattagtattattttttaataaagttatttttaaatatatttcaaacaaaaaaaaaatcatggaaaaaaatacattattttattttagaaaaggtATAGTAGGGTAAATGAACTTACATGTTTTATTTGtacatttactttttttttttaacagtgttagattttttttattttttcgttttaaaataataatgctGACAAAAAATTCTCCTTACTCCTTTATTAATAGCGAAATCAAGATTTTTACTAAGAACATCcgaaatataaaaaagtagGTACATGAAACTCCGCTCATGTATAcacatgataatattttaattgaaatatcaaaattctaaaaatattctaaaataataaatgcaAAATAAGAAATATGAGAAAAGGGATATTATATACTTTACCATAGAATGAAACAagcaagaaaatcatataaaccATGAAAAGGCTTTGATTAGGACTTGTATTCTTCATTCTCAATTCTTATTTGGGAATTATTATATTTCTCAAAGTGAAAttgcaaataataataaaaaaaaagagatttagaatttataatttcttattgTGTCACTTAAAAGGTAAATGCAATTAATTAATCTTGCAATCATTAAtggattactttttttaaaagtggAAAACATATATAGATCAAAAAATATACAtactaatataaataataaatattactaaaaattaaGAATCTTCTATAGTAGATCAAAATATCCTGCTGTAGCTAATGTATTGCGCAAATTAAACATTAGAAAAATGGAAATAAATCTTCTATTGTaggtcaaaaaataaatatatcttctattatagataaaataatattgatagtatatAGGAACTTCTAAGTAAAacttaaagcaaaaaaaaaaaaaatatatatatatatatatatatatatatatacagccctgaatttttaactttttttttgtactaaAAGGAAGGTTTtcaattatttccttttataaGTAATAACATCATGATTAATTAGTTAATCATACATCATGATGAATTCTATTTAGTGATAAAGTgatttgtgattatattaattagTCATGGCTAAGTGATAATTGTTGTGCGTGTTCAAATACATGATATACGTATATTAATTTGacataaattatcatataaatttcaCCAACAAGAATGTGagaattcaactttgaaatttCGATAATGGAATGAGTcagattataaaataaatcatagtattatttttctttaaaaaatttggtACTAGAGGAATGAGAAAGAAAAGATATACACgagaaatcaatatatttttaatttaacaaataattatgggcaaaatatataatgaaaacatatttaataaacaaaatatgtaCATACTTAATGTATTAttttgggataatgcccaagtaccccctcaacttatgcctaaaatttcagagacacacttatactatactaaggtcctattaccctcctgaacttattttacaaGTAATTTCCTACCCCTTTTTGacctatgtggcactatcttgtgggtccaacgatggttgactttttttttcaaactagtgccacgtaggctaaaaaggggtaggaaattacttgtaaaataagttcaggagggtaataggaccatAGTATGgtataagtgtgtttctgagatttcggacataggttgagggggtacttgtgcattatcccaattattttatatattttgataaattaaatttgaaattcaaggtAGGAATTCATATGGAGACCAACATAATGATTGTTGGTATGAAATATAATTGAGTTTGTACATATAACATaagtatttatgttttttattttttggataattaatatctatatatattattagtagtaCCTATAACATCCAACTTAGCTAGATATTGAGTTACTTTATTAAACAAAATTtggacaaatataaaaaaaaatactttttttttctctactcAGAATTTTGagatcaaatttattttgtatcttAATTGTTGTGTTTCTTCCCTTAATTTtatttgcatattttttttttattaacatatAGAAAGTAATTTCAAAGAACAATACAACCACCTTACATATAATTGATGTATAAagtaatttcaagaaaataaaaatgatgtataaagtaatttcaagaaaatttattttgtatctttATTTTTGTCGCTTCTTTCTGGCCCTCGGGATCAATTCTAAGTATCATTTAATACCTAAATTATAGAGCCAGTTGTCCTGACGCAATACGGTTCCTTCTTAAGTTCAAATAAGTCTTGAAGCAGGCAAACTATTCATttttgtcgattttcgtgtgttatagttcAAGAATTTTTAGTGATCCAGAATTTCAAcgttatttttatgaaaaattttgtgAACACCCGTTAAGACTTTACTATAGAGTCAATTGGCCCTGACGATCAAaacgatccattttcaaggtcaaacgagacccggaaCAAGCAAATTCctcattttgtcaattttcatgtgttgtagttcaccatctttgttggtgatctAGAATTGCGACTTCTTTTTTGCTAAAacttttcgtggacgtccgttaagattTATTTAGTTACAGCTAAAATCGAGAGGTTAAATCACCTCAATTTCATGTGCAATAACAcaagattttcttttcttacaaCGTCATACGTTAATGTATCTTTAGTTTAGCTGCAATAATATTTCTATCGAACAAAATAATTCTTATTCTATCTTCTTTAGtagaattattatttctattaaatatatatatatatatatataaaacgaTTAAATATTCCAtacataaaattatgaataaaaccaACTTTTTAAAACagacaaaaaaattaaggaaggaccaaaaattattaatattataaatacaagggattattattgtttaatatAAAAGCTCAAGTACGACTTTGAATTTTAATCCAAAAATAAGGACTATTTTGAACGTTTTCTTAATCATATGTTGTAAAGGGgaataaaaatactattttgaTTAGTGTAGTGTTCAGTATTTAGCACTTTGTGGCGGGAAGGGAGCAAATCGTCGGTAGACAGAAGCGGCGGCCGGCTACATCGGAGATCGGAGATGGGTAGTTTGGGGCAGCTTCCAATTTGGGCATCGAAGCCTTGTATCATGGGTATTGACGAAGCTGGTCGCGGTCCTGTTTTAGGTACTTTTCCCCCTTATTTTTACGAGTTCATATCTACTATTTGTTGTAATTTTTGTGGATTTTTACACATTGTTGTATACTCTTTCCGTCCCAATTTAAGTTTGATTGTGTTAAAATGTGATTAATTGGAGAAGAAAGCTACAAAGTAGAGAAGATATTTGTGAAAGTTTTTCTTAAAACTGTGCAAGGTACTGATTATATAGAGGTAATGAGCTTAGAGTAAGCTCATTCTAATCAACTAACTGCTTAACTAATGCAAATTGTGTGGGCTGAAGTGTAACATGGAACTTCAGGGATTGCTGTAAAATTATTCAGTTCCTCAACCGAGTGTATgcgaaatttaagaaataaaaggaGACTTTTGATTGTTgtgatttaaaattgaaaatttgtgTAGTCCTTTAAATCTTGTGGTATTAAGCTTGTCTTGTTGGATGTTGTAATTGGAAAACGTACTAAATATAGAAAGATATCGTCTTTATGGGACAAACCAAAATGTAAAGTAAGGCGGAGGGAGTGTTCCGCATGGGAAGTAGTGGGTACATGTTCAAATCCCAGCTAAGACAAAAACAAGGTGATTTCTTTCAAATGTCTCGGTGTTGTTGGATGGAGTTACTTGATATTTGTTGCTAGTGAGGGTAATGGATATCCTGCTTTATTAGTTCAGGTGTGCCTGAACTATTCGGACACCTTGATTATCAAAACAAAAGATAAGTAGTTCATCTGCATTCACTTTGTATCTGTTTTAACTCTGTGTGCATGTTTTCATATGATTTATAGGGCCAATGGTGTATGGATGCCTGTATTGTGCACGCTCATACCAGAAGACTCTTTCCACTTTACAGTTTGCAGGTAACTTATTAAAGACGTGTActtcttttgaattattttagttttattttgttatcttaGCTCATACTATCTGTCTGAATACCCAACTAAAGGAGGATAGATAATTGTGCTAGATTGGAAGCAGGGTAAAATTAGTCTATGTATGATGAATCCCCAcatattgaatatgttgtgtCAAGATGTACTCTCCTAGGTAAACTTATCAGTCAAAATAAGATGCACTCTCCTAGGCATGCTCTATCATTAGTGCCGGGATTTGATGTTAGATAGGAAAGGGTTCAAGTCCAAATAGAGCAGAATGGATATTTAAGATTTTCATATAGTCTACGTCAATTACTTTTGGATTGAGGTGtaattgttgttcttgttggGTTTATTCCGCTTTCACTCTTTGATTTTTGTAGGATTTTGATTCGAGTATCTTCTCTAAGGATGCATCAATGttttggttgtttatatttgttttttggCGTGTTGGAGTTGCCTGCTAATTATTATCGTTCTTGGTGATGGAGGGTCTGATTTTCTGATCTTTTCTATGGAGTATATAGAAAGTAGTAAGCTTATGATCTTCTTGGGGATTCGCTTTTTCAGAAATAAAGTAGAAATGTTAAAGAATGAAAGTGCATAGTAGTCAGCCAACTAGATTCATTGTTTTATTTGGATGACGAATGAAAATTATTCCTGAATATTAATCAGCAAGCTAAATTTCATTCCCATAGTTTATTCCTGTTATACATAAGCGCCTGAACCTTTCTCATTGCTTCTTGAGACTTCTGGGGTTTGTTTAACTTTTTCTCGATTCTGGGGTTGTTTAACTTTCTCTCGATTTTGGAGAAGTGAGAAATTGACTCATAGAGGTGTTGCATGAAGAATTATGCGACTGCCTTTCCTTGAAGTgtaaagtttattattttagtttttgcaTAAAATCCTCAGCTGGGTgaatttaaccaaaaaaaaaaaagaagaagctatATATCCTGATTAAAACatgtaagaaaaaattattgtatgACTGGCATAAGCTATCATGTTGTTTTCTCTACATATAACAAATAACTATTTTACCTGCAAATTTCTTTTCATGTTCATGCTTACTCagttttttttgatgaaatataaTACAGACTCGAAGACTTTGAAAGAAGAGAAGAGGGAAGAACTATTCGAGGAATTAAAGACAAATGAATCCATCGGATGGGCTGTTGATGTGATAGATCCTAGAGATCTCTCAGCCAAAATGTTAAAGAAGTTTGTACAAAACTCTCTTTGGTTTACCATACTCCAAGTTTATCGATTCCTCAcatgagtactcttttcttctttttgacagaaataaaataaatcttaatgAAATATCTCATAATTCTGCAATCGGCCTTGTGAGGAAGACACTGGAGCTTGGTGTTCTTTTAACTGAGGTAAGACTATCTTATTTTGAGTTCTATAGACTTGCTACCCTTCAAGATGGGTGTGTTGCACTGgcttatgttttcttttagcAGAAGGGGAAAGTTAATATCAGATCCATTTTCGTGGAATATGTGCTAGTTTTACCGAAAATGTGTATGCATCTAACACCACTCCCTACCCCACCCAGTAGGGGAACAAAATaaggaagaagagaagaatGAGTAAATCTGATTTTTGGTTCCTGTTCCTTTTGCTCTAGCTGGCGTATATCGGGCTCTCTTGTCTCACAGGATAGACCCCTTTCTGTGACTATTAAGAGAAGAATCACTGAAATAAATCAGCTACAGGAACTATACTTCAATTATCCTTgctattttaacaaaatatcaaTCAAACAGCTAGATGAACAACCCCAAACTAGTTGAGTTCAGCTATGGGAATCCTGCATAACCCATTTTGAGGATTCGTCATAATTGgactatttttgttttgttcattATCTGGATTTGAGACCGACTATACTATGCATAGCTCACATTGGTGCAGTTATTCTGACTAGACTATGTATTACATAAATCTGCCTCCTTCAACTCCAGATGTCTACTGGCCATCTTTTTCTTAACTGACAAACGAACATGCCAACTTCTGGGATTCAACATTTAGTCAGTTTGCTGTACCTGATTGATGAGGCTCTGATGTACATAGCATACCGCTGCAATGgaactcttttgggtcaaatttAAGACCAGACCAAAGCTTTTGCAGCTTACGAACCTCTCAGCAGCACCAAGCTTAACCTAGAGTCCTATATCTTTTGTCCACGTATACTTATCAGAATACACTATTCAGAACCGAACATTGTCCTCTATAGGTATGTGCTTGTCGTGTTCTCTGCCACAGACCACTACTTTGATTTTGGTTATCACATTTCATACCTTTAGTCCTGTTAGTATACTATATGGTATAAGTTGCCCATTTTCCTGGATGGCTGTGTACTTCACTAAAAAACAAATAGGAATTGAATAGACTTGATGGCTCTAATACTGAAACTGATAATGTTCACTCCCTCTGTCCCAATTCAAGCGTCTTAGTTTGATTTGGCATGTAGTTTAAGAAATGAAATGAGACTTTTAAACcttgtgatcttaaattaaAGATGTGTGTAGTTCTTTAAATCTTGTAGTCTTAAACTTTTCATGTAGATTGTTGGAATTGGAAAACGTATTAAGTATAGAAAGAAGCCACTCTTTTTTGGACAAAACAAATAGGAAAGTAAAACACTTAAATTGGGACGAAGGGAGTACAgatcaattatatattttattccaCAAGTTATTTTAGACATTGTCAGAAGCGATGCACTAATGAATTCCTTTCAGGTTTATGTGGATACTGTTGGTGATCCTGAAAAGTATAGAGTGAAGCTATCTGAAATTTTTCCAGCAATCAAATTTGTTGTTGCAAAAAAAGCTGACAGTCTTTACCCCGTCGTAAGTGGAGCCAGTATTGTTGCAAAGGTGACTTGGCATCTGTCACTTTGTCTCGCTCTATTTACCTCTCCCTTTGTAAAATTAGAATCTGAATATTCATAATTCTTAATGTCGTTTATAACCATCTTTCAGGTTACTAGGGACCGAGCCTTGCGGGATTGGGTGCTTGATGAAACTGCTGAGAACATGCAAAGGAACTTCGGATCTGGATATCCTGGAGGTAGTGTCTAACTTTCATTCAGTTAAAATTGGGATTATATGTTGCTAGATTCTTAACATCATACTCAAAATGGAAGGGGCAATTTGACATCCATTTTTGCCTGTAGATCCTGAGACAAAAGCTTGGCTAGATAATCACAAACACGCAGTTTTTGGGTTCCCAACCTTGGTCCGTTTCAGCTGGGGAACATGTAACGCATACTCCACGGACAATGTCGAAGTAGTATGGTGAGTCCATTACTAACCTCCATACTAAATTCTGCTGGGATCGTTGTATTCAAAATCTCTTTACCTTACTTTCACCTCAAATCCTTTTGTGTGGCGCGTGTTTTAATAGAGAGTTGGAGCATGGAAATGAGTGAGAACTTAAAACGTTGTTTTCCCAAACTGCAACAGAAGCAAGTTCAAAACATCAAATCGTATTGCTATCAATGTTTAATCTGGATCTTTTTTATGTCATTCCCATATAGGGAATCTGATGCCAATGACGAAGATGAACCCAACGGAAGAGCTAGTAAGCGACAAGTGAAGCTAACTAGTATTGGTTTCACAGGTGTAAAACGGAAAAGTGAAGATATCGAGTCAAATGGGAAAGGCCGTTGCAAATTCTTCCAAGCTCGTAAACTTGAGCTCCTCTCACAGTTCTGAAGTACACAAATTCTCATTTACTGatagaatgtgaaatgttgctTCAACACCAAATTCATCTGCCATTAACTAGAACAAGATGGTGATCGTAACGCGATTTGTATGATAACATCTTTTAAGGATTATCCATCATGTAGTCACTGAAATTATGTGTATCAATAATCATTAGTATCTGATGTATCTTCCTACATTACCTCTAGATTTATAACTCCTCGGATGCAAAGAGATAGTTTCACCTGATTGAAGAATTCAGTTTTATGTTATGCATTTAAATATCTACATCGAAAAGAGATTCAACATCTATTGCTTTGTTATTACGATATCCGACATACATCTACTGAATCTAAACAAAAGTTATTGAATTCTCGAAAACACGTACCCAAAGTTGTAGATCCTTCCTTCCCTGTCTATCAGATCCAGATTTATTTGAAAAGATTACATGATACAAATGTAAACACCAAGAACAATAAGAGAAGTACCAAAAAGAGCAAGAGCAACATGAGTTTCTTCACCAAGAATCAATCCAAATACAGCAGTAGCAGCGAAAGTGGTGGCATTTGTAACAGGAACAGCTAAAGAAATTGGTGTATCACTTAAAATTGCAAAGAAAGTAGCAGATGCTGTAAGATTTAGAAGAAATGGCAGTGAATATTGCCAAATCAACAGAAGTTTGAGCCAATTTTGTATAGTGGTGAGAACTGGGTGTTGGGGTGTGTTTGGTTGGGGTAAAGATTTGATGGTTTCATCCCATTTGATTGCCCCTTTTCGCATTAGGGCATTTGTTGCTCCCCAAACAAGGCCTACTGTTATCATCTTCTCCACTTCTCCGATCATCTTTTTCCCCTCAATTTGTGATTTTGGTTCTCTTTTTTAATTGGGGTCAATTTGCTCTTGAATATTTGTccgtaataatttatttatttttaaataaccttatttttaatttttatctttttaacgCCTGCCCCctaagttttaacttttaactatAAGACGGAATTTATAATCAATTGAAGATTcggaaatatttttgaatatcacCTAAGTTTTTACTTTTGGTTATAAGACGATTTCTGATCAATTCAACAAGTTCATAATCTTGAACATTATAAATGTTGTcttataaacaaaaattaattattattattattttgaaacggaggctttatttaaaaaagtacAATTCCCTCCTTTTCATAAAGAATGCGaagtttaagaatataaaaaaagacttttgaatcttgtgataCTGAATTAAAATTaggtcaaatgtacaaaattgtctTTTGATCTAATGGCTTAAAACATGCCACTTGAAAAgttgaaactaaaattttatcaaaaaaagaaagagatcgttttttaaacaaactaaaaagaaaaagagatcattctttttgaaacggagtgAGTAATCATTAGcatgataaaaatatgaaaaaataacttaaatacacaactataatttttatattctctaattttccctaccttttttaaatattacataaattcttttttttttattttagtgtaagtttttagatacattacattctctctcctataatacacatttacccattttaatgcctattttttctccattaaaacactcaacctcttaaatcagtttttgaattttaaattttatccatttaaacactcaaccttttaatcagctttttgattttgaattattaaatttaattaattttaaataaaacaccTAGTTAGCTCATTAACACCATTCCCTTGGCTGTCACCAAATACCAGTGCGTTCCAGAGCCGGTTTGGAAGAGAAGATTTGGAGAGGATGAGAAGGATACGGTTGTAAGTGAAGCAGTCATGGCGGAATTTAGGAATTTCAGAGGGGCAAAATCGGAAGAAGCAAAGAGCAAGGTGAGAAAAGAAGCTGCAAccattgttgttgaaattaataaaaattttagtaaaggaatcccatatgtatcatgaatttttgaaaattgttatcatgtatcagacaataagtttaatacataagTACTCAGTGTGTTATAGTGTGTTAGttgatgcattgatacatgaattagatgtttatcatatgattttctatgtatcaagagtttttgaaaattgttatcatgtatcagacaataagtttaataactacGCCATCAAGTGTGTTTGCTGATACATATCGACTCAGTGTATTATAGTGtttagacgatgcattgatacatgaatttgatgtgtatcatatgattttctatgtattacgagtttttaaaaattgttatcatgtatcggtcaataagtttaataactggatgttcataaaaatgtcttcaaactagatgatataatcttgaattttcaaaatttgaaattattatcaaattacGTACTGAATTAATGCTTATTAATGAACTGTTACCGTAATTTAAGCTAATttagataacaaatttaaatgtcaagttttttcccccttttattcttaacagttttaagttactgtgtatcatttaccatgtatcacaacatactaatgtatcatg
The DNA window shown above is from Solanum lycopersicum chromosome 11, SLM_r2.1 and carries:
- the LOC101265389 gene encoding ribonuclease H2 subunit A codes for the protein MGSLGQLPIWASKPCIMGIDEAGRGPVLGPMVYGCLYCARSYQKTLSTLQFADSKTLKEEKREELFEELKTNESIGWAVDVIDPRDLSAKMLKKNKINLNEISHNSAIGLVRKTLELGVLLTEVYVDTVGDPEKYRVKLSEIFPAIKFVVAKKADSLYPVVSGASIVAKVTRDRALRDWVLDETAENMQRNFGSGYPGDPETKAWLDNHKHAVFGFPTLVRFSWGTCNAYSTDNVEVVWESDANDEDEPNGRASKRQVKLTSIGFTGVKRKSEDIESNGKGRCKFFQARKLELLSQF
- the LOC104644277 gene encoding uncharacterized protein is translated as MIGEVEKMITVGLVWGATNALMRKGAIKWDETIKSLPQPNTPQHPVLTTIQNWLKLLLIWQYSLPFLLNLTASATFFAILSDTPISLAVPVTNATTFAATAVFGLILGEETHVALALFGTSLIVLGVYICIM